The genomic region attagaataatgaataaatactctatcacgtcatgcaaaaattatcattttctattgaatatttaacacacagtagcgcttcaaagtcagtgatttccgaaatccgacgactattggtacgtttaccttatatTTATCTTGAGTTGGAAATGTAAGGAGAAAAACAGTTTAGTTTAAAGCGATAAACAGATTTCATTCATGaatgaattgaaaattaataatttagcaATGGCCTTTTATAGAACCCTTTTGGAACTGTATCTACCTACCAACGCACATAATTAGGTAATATTGTGTGAAGTACCAAAGGGCGTATCTACTGACTAAATAAATAGTCATTAACGCTTCGAGTTACAAGTAAAATTACATAGAATCATTTTAATTACACAAAGCTTAACAACCATCTTGCGTAGACCCAGCTAACTCTACACTACATCTTAGCTTAAGAATCTAGAAATCAGACAATTTTGTCGCGAATAAAACAGACCGAAGCGTTAGGCATGTAAATAGGCTGGCAATCCATCATGTTCACACCTACATAGAATCCTAGTTACCATCTAGGGGAAAAGAGAGCgtcacacacacagacacaaacCTACAAAACAAGGCGTACGTTAGTACAACTTTTGTAAGTgtttgcatgtgtgtgtgtttataaaatgtatgtgcTTACATTACGCACTCACGCATCTGTCAAGTTCACTCTTGATTTATGAAAGCAACTGTTCGCTTCGGTGTTTCTTTGTGAGTCAGATGCGCAAGCGCGTGTTCCAATGAATTATGAgctttttcagtttttaatgAGATTTCGGTGTCGTGTCAAAAGTTTGACggtttacaattaaaatttggagcgaaatttgaaattggaacgtTCCAATTTTGAACTAaaggttttttctttttatggttCTTGTAACAAAGGATAGGTAAATAATGCACTCTGCGTAAAGTCACAATCCTTTATgcctttatgtatttttgtatttaactaCTGTTTATCCCATAGGTTCTATAGCTAATTATTACCTGTcactttcaaaaaaatatcccgGTTGGTACCTATGTAGCACAGTGTGTAATTTTGCCTCAAACGCGGACATCCTCATTTTATATGCTATTTAGAAAGGTAGAAATCGAACAAATCCCCTAATAAAACTCCGGTGAAGTTATCTATCATAGTTttcgaaaaatattgaaaatcgaGAAAAGTCCATAGAAACCAAAGAAACGTTTTATTtccgtttttaatatttttttccattacaTGTTTTTTGGTTATGATTCAAATGTATTTCAGGCacctatttatattgaaaaagttaaaaaatctcGACTAGTCTCGacgaaaaaaatttttttctggtatttagtttttattttttttctgagatGTCCTGCaatattagcatttttttttaatgccatATTATTAGTTGCTGTACCTATTACtcccacaaaaaaaactagatgCTTTAAACATAGGACTTCGgagatattaaattttaaaattttaatttagggtTGTCACTCAAGTGTATGGTTTACTTCAGTGATGgtcgttatatttatttaaggtttagTAGATGACAGAAGTCAAAgaaaaggtcttttaaaattcctataatataatatctgtctcttttatcttatttttatcacataatattaaaattagcatTACGCCATGTACCTATTTGTTGGTTATAAGGGTGTTATAAGACTTAAAATTGTATTCAGTTTTGCTGTTGTCACCCAACTCTTtgattagtaattttatttttgtcttcttaatatgtattttaaaattattggtcAATCGTTTCCTGAGATGCCATTCATGGTGGCATACATGAcagtgttttagttttaatttgaaataactGTCACAGACTTATTTCACCGTGGACTTGAATCATCTGATCCATATTTATCTACcatatcttcttatatataaaaatgaattgctgttcgttagtctcactaaaactccagggtcccgattctcctaattttacttaagcgacatacgattcacgttcgactcgattcgattgagatccaatcccgactcgattacgattgaagcgtatgtggcattccgctattttttctttgaaataaacgtatttattcttttctgtcattcaataatgaatcattttgtctgcaaatgatttatgattgcaaaatgattgtacagcaaactaccgtatagactaaaattaccaaaatagcagaccaatcgcacaccaatcaaaatttcaatcgaatacgattggtcttttattagtagcagaatgcccgatatggttaaaactgctattgcgattcgatttctattcgattttgacattattaacttaggagaatcgggcccctgaatggctggaccgatttggcttattttagttttaaaatgtttgtagatgtccagggaaggtttaaacgatacgaagttcgcgggatcatcTAGTCCCACAATAAAAGAAGTAAACCTCCAAAATCTTTACCCCCAAAGATTTATTCTCTGTTGGAAGTGACAATGGACAATGTGCGTTATATCCCAACGGATTCTAATTTCGAATTTGAAGAAGTGGAACTAACTTCAGACAAAATCCTCATTATTTCAGATACTGAAGATGTGGCGTAAactgatatttgtttttttttttggtaattccCTTTTCTTTCATAAACTCAAATTTTAATACTGGCTATCCACCGCAGTTTCAACTGCGTTTTTGGTTCCTGCTTCACCTCCGGTAGCATTCATGCCTAATGTATTTtgctttcatattattataaaataaaaaactaatattctacATTTGTTTTATCTCGAGgtggttcaatattttttaacaaatgttGCTAATAGATATTGTGTAATTTTTCCATAACATACCTAAATAACATAATCTAGAACTGTATTTCATCACACCGTATAGTCCCATTAAATAAACTCATGCTTTTTTTGACAACCCTATTTCCatagaaattgttaaaaaacttAGAAACGTTATAACTCTGAAGTCCTGCACGTTAAATGTTCCAATTTTTCACAGTAAGACGCTACATAACTGGAGTGTATCTTGGTGGtaaaacaaaatgctaatgTCGTATagaaaaatttatataatttattttgcaaaattaataaaatattttttttctcgcaTTCCAGCGAAAGCAAAGACTTGTAATttatacacaatattattaaaacaacctTCAATTCatggttaattttaaataaagcgagaatttgttattttgggaaatatctgcaaaaaactttttgacaAAGTTCATTGACCTTTCAAAAAAACTCTCGTAGCTTCAAaattaagaattatattcaaactagtgtttcatattatattatataacagtTATATCCTTcagaatttacaataaaaagatGATGTCCGCTTTTGAAGCAAAATAATATACTGTGTGTAGATACAATACACAATTCCAGTTGTTCGAACTAAATGTGCTAAATACTTATACTGTCAATAGATGCAAAATTTAAACCATACCGTGTCACAGCCCATTAGCAAAACTTTAAAGCAAAACATTATGAAACTGTTTATTACGCTCACAAATCAACATGCAACGCAAATGTCCGTTAAATTTGAGTACGAACAAGCAAATACCTCGGAATTTATTTCCATGCGAAATGTGGTATTAAAACATTCGCTGAACGAGTACGATACTAAACAATGTAGTAAATGGGTTCAATTAAGTGTAGCTAACTATGTTCTGTCGCATTACTTGGGGAATAATGGAACAGGTGGATTAAAAGCGGGTTTTAATCGCTTTATCTAGGTTTAATAAAAGCGGATAGGCACAAGAATTATAATGTTTTCACAATAAAGGctggtttttatataaaaataggacTAATAAAGATAGCTTTGAGGAATCATACCATGCCTATACTCACACCTATTTTTAGAAAGTCTCAAATACAAAACATAAGTGCAAGTTACACTGAACTAACACACTTAAAACATGACTAAATGAGATGCTAATTTCTAGCATACGATTCTCTTACTCCTGCACAATACGACTAAAATTCTTCATTCTCAATTCCAGGCAATCCCAACGACAAAATCCTGTACGGTCGTCCGAACAAGAGACGGAGTGCTTCCTTCCCAGCGCCGCGGTCCCTGGACCGGAGGAACTCGCTGCGGATCTTCGGGTCTTCCAGCAAGTACCTGCAGAGGTGCGCTTCCACGCGGAGCTTGCATCACAAGAACGCTAACACCACTGACAGCTCATCTTCCACCGATTACCCGCCGAGCGTCGAATCTGCGTCGCCTAGTAAGTACTTTTTGGACTGACTATTTTTCTTCTGCTTAGCTGGTCGATGGTAAATAGAATCTATTATTTTGGAAGTTCAATAGTGGATGAAGGACTCCACAATATAGTTTTGaattaggtaatattaaaaaaaatgaactgGGATCCTGTTCAggatatctaaataaaataggtgTTGTAAAGGGTAGGTACCTAGCTAAAACACTTGATAccaaaccacaaaaaaaaatagaatcatTCAAGAGGTTAGCAGATTTGATTTCAACTAAGACCTATTTAATCACCATAAGTCTTTAAATCTCTatcaatatttcaaaacaattaaCGATTGAGATTAGACTTTCAGCGGTTATATCAGCATTAAACGCAGTATGTCGTCCTGACTTTGGGTTATGGACCTGCCTAGTAGTATAGAAGACATTAGAGGTACCAAATCCGGCAAGTATCATTCTGCCTTTCCGTTTATATTGGGTATGTACCTTCTTAGTATTGACTTAGAATGCCACTGCTTACTAAGTGAGATTTTATGGTCATTTGCAATACTCGATTCTTTATACGAATCCCTTTCTCTCTTATTCTGGGAGCACCTTGCAAAGCTATGTATTCTGCTCAATTACTTATGGCAACATATTACCTATACTGCTAGACCAGTCGGCCCTATCTTACCGTTATTAGATAAAATAAGAATCTGTTATTCTTTATGTTCGTCCTTTGTTTCCTTTTTAGGggtttaaattgaaacaaaaacatgtatttaattaagCAAATACTAATGATATTCTTCCACTATTTTCAGAGAAAGTGTCCCTGTTGTCCCGCTTATTCAGACGAAGCGGCCGCAGCAAGCAGACGCGCGCGATGAGCACCTTCTCTGCGCAGTTCCCGCCCACCGAGTGGTTCAACTCCAAAGCGGTGCATTTGCACTGCGTCGCTACGCAGACCAACTCAAAGGTAATAactaattttatatacatactttCCTTGAGTTGTGAGTCACAATATTGTAGGACATAAAAACTAACTCACTTTTAATATTCTGTTTTCAGGAGTCATTGCAGAGTCAAACATCTTTCGTTTCATCGTACTACGACGGTTCGGAGATCAGTAATCGGTCGTCGACGCTGCCGCGGCGGCACAAACGGCACCTCTCCACTGAGTCGGGGCTTGCGGGCTCTGTGACCGGCCACTACGACCACTCGCCTGTCAGGCACTCCAGCCCCAGCTCCGGCAGCCTGCCTCGCTCCACTCTCAGCAGGAGTTCCACCAACAAAACCATCCTCGATCACTTCGGATCGCCACAAAGACACAGCGACCCCAAACTACGGGACAGCCCCAGCGGAAGCCTCAGGAGGGTCGACTACTCCAACTCTGACCACATCATGTCCACCAGTGGCCCCTCCAGTTTAGAAAGTACGACCCCACTTCGCACCCCAAGAAAGGATGCCAAAAACGGTCAGTTAGACCAAAATTCACCAATGAAAAGGGGCTACCATACTAGCGGGAGTAGCGGCCATTCAAGTTTAGAGTCCCACATATCAGACCGCACGTTAAAGCCTTCGCCTAGTCATAGCAACCAGCACGGAGCGCCCGGCCTTAGCAGAGCACAGTCACTCGTCAAAGTACAGAGCTTACAGAGCTCGCCAAAGAGTCTGCACAAGTACAGAACGAAACCACCAATGGTCGGTGGTGAAACGGTAAAAAACGGTAACACGTCACCCAAAAGTTCGCCAAAAAACTGTCCAAGCACACCCAAAAAAACCGCAACCCCGCTGCATAAAACCTTAGGGGCTAAAGTAGAAAACCCATCGACGACGATGTTGGCCAGCTCTAATTCTAACAACTCCATCACACTAAAAGTTACCACGAATACTATCTCTCAGAACGGTGGTGGTACTAACACCAAAGTATATGTACAAAATTCGCCAGTAAGGTCCGTCATTACTTTTGAGAATGGCAAAGTCACCGAGACTTCAAACGGgagtaatatttacattataaacgACGACAGGCAAGTTGTGTCAGTATCCCAAAACGGAGTCCAAAACAAAACTGCAAAAAACCCCACTGAAACCTCATTCGACGTTTGTGTCGAAAAGAATAAGCAGATGTATCAGGAAGAACCGATCAAAGTTCAAGAAAACAAGTTCAATAAGAACTCAATTAATGACACCGGTATGAACAATAATCGTAAGCTTTCATTGCAAATAGGTGGTGCaactaataataatagttttgtgTACAAAAACCAATTAAACAATACCAATGAAGTTGCATCTAATCCTGCCTCTCCGGCAATCcataataacataaacaatttgGAAACTACAGCGAATAGTATTCCGTCAACGCCAACTAAAAGTTACGATAACATTATAGGATCATTGGGAAGTCTGAGGTACCAGAAGAACTCTTTGTCGTCGGCCAACAGTGGAATACAAACGAACATTAATTCGAACAGTGAACTCAAAAGTGTAGACTTGCTAAAGAAGGCAGCAGCGCTTCAAATGCTGAACGGACTTCCAAATGTAAATAACAGGGTGAGCTCGGACTCCATAGCCAATTTGTTAACGAAGGCTATTGACCAGAAACCCACAGTGCTGGGGTCCGAGCCGAACTTAGCGCTGAAGAATCAAGACCAGATAAAAGATATAAACACGTCGGCTGAGAAAATAAACTGCTTGGAAAACAAACAGAAGAGGTACAGCCTGAGTCAGGAGAGCAAGAAAGAGAACCAGGATTTCTACAATTTTCCGAGTTTAAGCGACTTGAGCTTTAATTTCACTAGTTTAGCGGCGCAGAAGATCCTGAAGGGCGTGAGCATCAACAGCGTGGACACGCTGGTGGAGCTCAACATGGCCGCCAACAACTCGGAGAAGCAGAACAACCGCGATGTCGCCGCCGTGTGCACAGACTTTGGCCTTGTATAGCAAttaacatataatattttttgttgtaaaatgtaCAATAGTAGACATAACACTGTATGATGTAAGGTAGTTGTATAACTTATTCGTAACTACATTGTAACACGCTTTAGATACGCAATACCTACGTACGTTAAGTTCGAAAACTTACTCGTTTAAGATTTTGTACTCCCTATTTACGGAATTTATCTCTTAAACGCATTGTATCccctattattaaaattttgtttgtctttACTAACTTATTATCATCGAAAGTATCAATGTAGAAATTATTTAACACAGTATTCATAAATGTAATCGTTAATGAATAATCGGAAAATTCTTAGTTTGTAGCTCACTTTAAAAGTATCGAGACAATAAACTATGAACCTAATAACACCTGTGTGAACAAAAAGTGGcctaaaaatatcttattacaTGGAAATTTAGTGCCTAATTCGATCTAATAGAATCGTAATTCAATTGTAGCCATAAAGTAGTTTCACTATCCTTTAGTAAATATGCGGCTATCACGCTACTAGCTAACTATTTAAATTGACCCTCTCCACAGCACTTCTGTTCGTGCCATCACAATATTTCCAGTGAAAAAGTCGAGTACAAACTAGAATACCTAACTCCAAACAGATTCCATCCAACAATGGGAATTTATAGGAATGATTTGTAAAATGTATGTCATGTATTAAGTGCCATAAAAACCATAGTATTACATAATGCGGGCGAAATATGGAATGGGAAGCGGTATTTGATTGAACATTACATGTCTAAGAATTTTGCTGTATTTGTGTATGAAAGCAATGGGTATTTATTCATTAGGGAACATAATCTGAAGTCATATCGCAATTAGTTTAATTCAGTAATAACGCCATTTGTAAAAATTTATTAACAATATAAGATGATGCTTTAagtaatttcgttttatttacctTGAATGCCTACTACTACTATTGGAACTGCCTACCCAACACCCCACCTTATTGCACCACCACTATCAAGTAGTAAGCTTTATCTGAATCTACCCTCTTCCCTTTAAATTACAATCCTTCACTAACTCCTATAGCGAAAAAGCTGATAGGCAGTCTTATTTAGCACCTGTAATACTCCAAACATTTAAGAATAAATCAATATACAATTCAGCCCACTTCTTAATAAATTAGGGACTTACAGCTTCTATACCTGTAAAACAATTTCTATAGTGAGAATATCCTATTCAGTGGACAGTATGTGAAATTCACCCGAGTCTATAGAAAATAGAAATGCATCAGAATTTGATGCAATCATTGTAATAGATAAGAATTAGAATTATTCATGAGTAAGTAACAAGTCAGAGTGAGACAACATCACAATTATTAGGTGATAACTTGATAAGTAATGAGATGAGATCATcttaaaaatagtaatagtaTACTTTTTTACCAGATACTCTTTAAATACATATAGATACAGCtcaaacattaataaaactaaatattatgcaaaatataaaactttattacaatattatctaATTGGTAAAATGTAAATTCATATCAATACTACCACTACATTCTGCTATAAACAAGCTATTGTGCTGTGTTCCATTACATCGGTTACTTGTGACGGCTCTGTTTCAGTCTGACCTTTAATCGAGTTCAACCAATCATCTGTCGGATCAATTTTCTTAACATCAGGATCTGAACTGTCACTTTTGTCATCTTCCGTTATACTTTCTGGACAATCAACCTCATTGTTATCGAAACTACTGCGGCTACTCTCGCATACTTTAACTGGCGACGCGCTAATTTCTAAATCTCTAAATTTTTTCGATACCTCCTctgattttatatttacataacatacaCAGTTGTCTGTAGCTGTAATCTGCTTGAGGGCAGCCTCTTCTATAGCCTCTAAGTCATTATCTCCTTCCTCAACCTCCTTAGTTACCTCCTCAATAGTTTTATAAGAGTACATGTGGTCATCTTCGGGGCTAACGTAATCCTCCAGTGTAAACGTATTACTATCAAAGTTAAGCTTCTCAAAATCAATAACACCGaaattacttacattttctAACAACGTGGACTCTTTCTCGAAACatatatgaatattttgaaCACAATTCCTCTTCAAGTCTTTGTTATCTTGGCATTGTTTACGTATAGCATCTAATTGTCGTAAAGTTTTTAATTCCCTTGCTTTTAAAGTTGCATACACCCGCGCAAACGACGCTCTGACGTTGCTTTTCAACTGTAAACATAAAAACGTAACATGAACTTGTtatcataacaaaattaaacagtttttcttttcaaatacttacattttctatatttttatcaaaatcgtCCGGATCACTCGCCATGTTTACGTTTATTTAGAAAGTTTGACGTCTATCGGTAGAAAGTTGCCgaattacattttcaaaaaactacCCACTTTTACCACCACCCTTCTGGCATGGCCAAACTAGGTCATTTGCGGGAGGTAAACCAAGAATGGGTCCAAAATATGCAAGGATTACACACGGCTATTTCTTTCTGCTAtaagaaagaaacaaatataaaatcacAATTCAGTGTATTTATTTAGCTATTTTATTAACACAGTTATTATAAAAGTCAAAAAATGATCACTCATCAAGAACCTATTTGAAATACGAAAGTCTGTTGTAGTTGCGGTTACGTCGGTCGCGTCGTCTTATGGTATTTATATATTGTAATCTCTATTTAACTACCTATGAACATAAATGCATAgtcatctttaaaaaaaagccAGTTGGGTATTAAAACTGCTTAAATCTGTAGTCGAAAACTTTGAGAAAAGTAATTCTTGACAATAATATTCACCTAATCTACAAGGTAACAATGCAAGTTTTTCAGGTTTCCATAAAGAACGTATACATTGGGTAATACGGGATCCTAATACTAAAACTTTCCATCCGTCCGAGTCCTTTGTCATCAAGCTGTACCTATCTCATTAGAACCCTGAAAATTAGACAGTTTGTATTATTGTTGTCGctacaacaacaaatactgaaaactaaaaaaaatgtagcTAGTGCTCCTATTTCTTTTTTAGACTTAATGGTATGTAACCCATCGTGCGTGAAGCCGACTCGTACTTGGCCCATTTTCTTAATTCGAGAAAAACCAATTATATACTATTTTTCTGCGTATTACAGTTTTGAATATACTCTTCATaatgaaatacaaaacataGCAATTATTTTCTTCCATGGCTACAATTTCTACCATGTTGTACTCTCTGTGAATATGACAACACTgactgtattaaaaaaaaaaacattattgatTTTTCGTTTGACAAGTCGCTGGAAAACATTCTTGGATTCTTTATTTTTCTCGTCTAAATGGATTAAAATAAACTCGTTAGTGAAGTGTTTTTGTGTAAAATCTACTGTTTATTGTGTAAATTTTGTTTGATAACAAACTATAAGCATGAGTGAGTTGAGACATCGGCGCGGCGAAGGTGATGGAAACGACAAACTGGAAAACGCTGGCGAATCTGATCATGTACGTGATTATTTGATTgttatttcttaataaaaaaccagttattaatttaaatgttgtaAATCTGTAACTTTGCGTGTTTTGGGTAGGTTGATTCGGAGGAGGAGAAGAACATAGAGGAGAAATATGTGGATGAATTGGCTAAGTCTCTGCCTCAGGGAACGGATAAGACTCCGGAAATCCTTGACTCTGCGCTTTCGGGTCTATCATCAAGGTAATGTCTCTGATTTTTTTCCATAGTAACgttctatttataaaattgttgagGAAGTTTTATTGTTGGTTGAAGTAAATGATGAATGATCATGGAAAAGCCAGTTATTTATATgttacattttgtcataatgatGTTCATTGTTTGGTTACAATTATATGCATCATGATACTTTGTGATCAATCTATTAATAGCATAGAAATGCTgccacatttttaatattacctaattaatactaagtaacacaataaaaaatataaaccgtaatatttattacccttttatatttatgttagaTTTTTCTTAATACtgtctaataataatattatttccaaaaagtACAAGGCATTcagatcaaaaaaatatttaaaaagaattgGTTCCTAAACCAggcaaaacacacaaaaaaattgttatcagaactatgttattttaacCAAACAGGTTTTTATGTTGTAACATACCATTAAAGCATAAGGTCAATTTACATGCCTCGTAGATATTTTAATGTATCCAGTTTGTCAAGCTGTTgatttaatataatacataggtattatattcAAGCCGTAACTATTGGATATTTgccattttacattattattttgtagtaaaattttCTACATGGGACTTTATTGTAACCACCTGAAGTTTGGTCTCTAATAATTATGcatcttaaaaactaaaactagcTAAACTAAAACCGCCTAATGGATAAAACTAACAGCTAAGCCACCAATTTCATTTTCAGTCCCATAATACAGTATACATTTTCAACCAACTCAGACAACTCATTAAGGAGGAGATAggtgatatacctacatatagaaCAATTACAGGTAGTTTCATAAGATAGGTGTTCCGGGCTTCTTATTCCCAGAGCCCTGCGGTTACTACTTACCAagcccggataaaaagtagcccatgttATATCTCAGGTGTATAAAAGTATAGACAAAGACAgtttctttataatatcaggatagatagattattaGATTATGACGGAATATATTTAATACAGATGGAGGAATTGGGTCATCCGAGGCATCTTTACCTGGTTGATGATTGCAGCTTTCTGCTTGCTGATCTACGGTGGCCCACTGGCTCTCATGATAACGGTCAGTAACTAGTAAATAGTTCATATATCATCATTGTTCCATCTAAACAAATTTTGTTCTATATAGGTGAACTAATCAGACGTTTCATCCCATTTGTatcaataaagtaaaaaaaataataggaagaagcaatattttttttactgttctGCTTGAATAGCCACAAAAAGATAAgttgtaatttaaatagaaCTTGCAatcagtttaatttttaaataaccaatCCGGTCCTGTTTTCTACGTTAATAGCGTATTTTTAGTTACTATGTGTGAATATTACACGTGCAACCAAATATCCCATACAGTTTTCCTGTTTCTAAATTCATATATGGATACctatatgaatattattaatgagTGTTGTGTGTGGTATCTtgaattcattaaatatttatagtatgttCATTCAATGAATATTTAGATTGCAAACCttcattgatatttatttatttaaatgttaatatatttattaagttgTTACAAACTGAATGTTtgctgaaaagtttttatttatttttgaaacaatatACAAAATTCTGGTCCCGTTTGAGTTTTGACGAGTGTCCAAAAGAGTTGTATGCCCAAAAAAATTGGGCGTGGCTTTATACAGTTAAAAAACTCTTGATGCTAATGCAAGAGAAAAAATTCTTATCAATAACAGCTAGCTCAAAATAACTCTATGCTCAAAATACTCAGCTACCTCAAAATAACTCAAATAACTAACTAACATTGTGagttcttttaaattataaatttttggTGTAAATGTAAAACCAACACTGGTCAA from Helicoverpa armigera isolate CAAS_96S chromosome 4, ASM3070526v1, whole genome shotgun sequence harbors:
- the LOC110374545 gene encoding uncharacterized protein LOC110374545, with the protein product MASDPDDFDKNIENLKSNVRASFARVYATLKARELKTLRQLDAIRKQCQDNKDLKRNCVQNIHICFEKESTLLENVSNFGVIDFEKLNFDSNTFTLEDYVSPEDDHMYSYKTIEEVTKEVEEGDNDLEAIEEAALKQITATDNCVCYVNIKSEEVSKKFRDLEISASPVKVCESSRSSFDNNEVDCPESITEDDKSDSSDPDVKKIDPTDDWLNSIKGQTETEPSQVTDVMEHSTIACL
- the LOC110374538 gene encoding probable serine/threonine-protein kinase DDB_G0267686, with amino-acid sequence MSGRGAGGQRCQLILQRCLAIQLTKPGNAPDDFWMYESGYLLFQSFLSANAKCWWAGALAAATAELRYAGYVSPGVLLVAGAPRALETVRGAYARSVLKPPPTYLICGLGDIEDCIVTPAYQGQFTPLPEALCDCIMDLTSQGQSATLESIRTSLSAKFPSMQTPSQEVVYDTLAQLMQERKIYQTSRGFFIVTPERRRSRSRSSSRHHANSIEDDCPSPRTILMSDQEALHQLYGEITTLRDGAVTHQCVQTNLADVICGGNPNDKILYGRPNKRRSASFPAPRSLDRRNSLRIFGSSSKYLQRCASTRSLHHKNANTTDSSSSTDYPPSVESASPKKVSLLSRLFRRSGRSKQTRAMSTFSAQFPPTEWFNSKAVHLHCVATQTNSKESLQSQTSFVSSYYDGSEISNRSSTLPRRHKRHLSTESGLAGSVTGHYDHSPVRHSSPSSGSLPRSTLSRSSTNKTILDHFGSPQRHSDPKLRDSPSGSLRRVDYSNSDHIMSTSGPSSLESTTPLRTPRKDAKNGQLDQNSPMKRGYHTSGSSGHSSLESHISDRTLKPSPSHSNQHGAPGLSRAQSLVKVQSLQSSPKSLHKYRTKPPMVGGETVKNGNTSPKSSPKNCPSTPKKTATPLHKTLGAKVENPSTTMLASSNSNNSITLKVTTNTISQNGGGTNTKVYVQNSPVRSVITFENGKVTETSNGSNIYIINDDRQVVSVSQNGVQNKTAKNPTETSFDVCVEKNKQMYQEEPIKVQENKFNKNSINDTGMNNNRKLSLQIGGATNNNSFVYKNQLNNTNEVASNPASPAIHNNINNLETTANSIPSTPTKSYDNIIGSLGSLRYQKNSLSSANSGIQTNINSNSELKSVDLLKKAAALQMLNGLPNVNNRVSSDSIANLLTKAIDQKPTVLGSEPNLALKNQDQIKDINTSAEKINCLENKQKRYSLSQESKKENQDFYNFPSLSDLSFNFTSLAAQKILKGVSINSVDTLVELNMAANNSEKQNNRDVAAVCTDFGLV